One genomic segment of Pseudomonas chlororaphis subsp. aurantiaca includes these proteins:
- a CDS encoding adenosylmethionine--8-amino-7-oxononanoate transaminase, protein MGLNNQWMQRDLAVLWHPCTQMKDHEQLPLIPIKRGEGVWLEDFEGKRYLDAVSSWWVNVFGHANPRINQRIKDQVDQLEHVILAGFSHQPVIELSERLVKMTPEGLTRCFYADNGSSCIEVAMKMSFHYWFNRGQKDKKRFVTLTNSYHGETIAAMSVGDVPLFTETYKALLLDTIKVPSPDCYLRPEGMSWEEHSRNLFAAMEQTLAEHHATLAAVIVEPLIQGAGGMRMYHPVYLKLLREACDRYGVHLIHDEIAVGFGRTGTMFACEQAGIRPDFLCLSKALTGGYLPLAACLTTDEVYSAFYDDYPTLRAFLHSHSYTGNPLACAAALATLDIFEQDNVIENNRALAQRMASSTTHLADHPHVAEVRQTGMVLAIEMVQDKTSKTAYPWQERRGLKVFQHALERGALLRPLGSVVYFLPPYVITPEQIDFLAIVASEGIDIATSDKVSVAVPKDFHPGFRDPG, encoded by the coding sequence ATGGGCCTCAACAACCAGTGGATGCAACGCGATCTCGCGGTGTTATGGCATCCCTGCACCCAGATGAAAGACCACGAGCAGCTGCCGCTGATCCCGATCAAGCGCGGCGAAGGCGTGTGGCTGGAGGACTTCGAAGGCAAGCGCTACCTCGACGCGGTCAGCTCCTGGTGGGTCAACGTATTCGGCCACGCCAACCCGCGCATCAACCAGCGCATCAAGGATCAGGTCGATCAGTTGGAGCACGTGATCCTTGCCGGCTTCAGCCATCAGCCGGTGATCGAGCTGTCCGAGCGCCTGGTGAAAATGACTCCCGAAGGCCTGACCCGCTGCTTCTATGCCGACAACGGCTCGTCGTGCATCGAAGTGGCGATGAAGATGAGCTTCCACTACTGGTTCAACCGCGGCCAGAAGGACAAGAAGCGCTTCGTCACCCTGACCAACAGCTACCACGGCGAAACCATCGCCGCGATGTCGGTGGGCGATGTGCCGCTGTTCACCGAGACCTACAAGGCCCTGCTGCTGGACACCATCAAGGTGCCGAGCCCGGACTGCTACCTGCGCCCCGAAGGCATGAGCTGGGAAGAACACTCGCGCAACCTGTTCGCGGCCATGGAACAGACCCTGGCGGAACACCACGCCACCCTCGCCGCGGTGATAGTCGAGCCGCTGATCCAGGGCGCCGGCGGCATGCGCATGTACCACCCGGTGTACCTCAAGCTGCTGCGCGAGGCCTGCGACCGCTACGGCGTGCACCTGATCCATGATGAGATCGCCGTCGGCTTCGGTCGTACCGGCACGATGTTCGCCTGCGAACAGGCCGGCATACGCCCGGACTTCCTCTGCCTGTCCAAGGCCCTGACCGGCGGCTACCTGCCGCTGGCCGCGTGCCTGACCACCGACGAGGTCTACAGCGCCTTCTACGACGACTACCCGACCCTGCGCGCCTTCCTCCACTCCCACAGCTACACCGGCAACCCGCTGGCCTGTGCGGCGGCACTGGCGACCCTGGATATCTTCGAGCAGGACAACGTCATCGAGAACAACCGGGCGCTGGCCCAGCGCATGGCCAGCTCGACCACACACCTGGCGGACCACCCGCACGTTGCGGAAGTTCGCCAGACCGGCATGGTCCTGGCCATCGAGATGGTCCAGGACAAGACCAGCAAGACCGCCTACCCGTGGCAGGAACGCCGTGGCCTGAAAGTCTTCCAGCATGCCCTGGAGCGTGGCGCCCTGCTGCGTCCGCTGGGCAGCGTGGTGTATTTCCTGCCGCCCTACGTGATCACTCCGGAACAGATCGACTTCCTCGCCATCGTTGCCAGCGAAGGCATCGATATCGCCACCAGCGACAAGGTCAGCGTGGCGGTGCCCAAGGACTTCCACCCAGGCTTCCGCGATCCGGGTTGA